The Streptomyces avermitilis MA-4680 = NBRC 14893 genome contains a region encoding:
- a CDS encoding decaprenylphospho-beta-D-erythro-pentofuranosid-2-ulose 2-reductase — protein MKDAFGAPQSLLILGGTSEIGLATARRMIARRARTVWLAGRPSPALEQAAEALRSLGADARTVAFDALDPESHETVLGKVFAEGDIDMVLFAFGVLGDQADDERDPVAAVRVAQTNYTGAVSAGLVCARALQTQGHGSLVVLSSIAGERACRSDFIYGSSKAGLDTFTQGLGDALHGTGVHVMVVRPGFVRTRMTAGLAEAPLATTPEAVATAIELGLRRRSETVWVPGALRAVMSALRHVPRPVFRRLPV, from the coding sequence ATGAAGGACGCCTTCGGCGCCCCGCAGTCCCTGTTGATCCTCGGCGGTACGTCCGAGATCGGGCTGGCCACCGCGCGCCGGATGATCGCCCGGCGCGCCCGCACGGTGTGGCTGGCCGGACGCCCCTCCCCCGCGCTGGAGCAGGCCGCCGAAGCGCTGCGCTCACTGGGCGCGGACGCCCGCACCGTCGCCTTCGACGCGCTCGACCCCGAGTCCCACGAGACCGTGCTCGGCAAGGTCTTCGCGGAGGGCGACATCGACATGGTGCTGTTCGCCTTCGGCGTGCTCGGCGACCAGGCCGACGACGAACGGGACCCGGTGGCCGCGGTGCGGGTCGCGCAGACCAACTACACGGGCGCGGTCTCGGCCGGCCTGGTGTGCGCGCGGGCGCTCCAGACGCAGGGCCACGGCTCGCTGGTGGTGCTCTCCTCGATCGCCGGCGAGCGCGCCTGCCGCTCCGACTTCATCTACGGCTCCAGCAAGGCGGGCCTGGACACGTTCACCCAGGGCCTGGGCGACGCGCTGCACGGCACCGGCGTGCACGTCATGGTCGTACGACCCGGATTCGTCCGTACGCGGATGACGGCCGGCCTGGCCGAGGCGCCGCTGGCCACCACCCCGGAGGCCGTCGCGACGGCGATCGAACTGGGGCTGCGCCGGCGCTCCGAGACGGTGTGGGTGCCGGGGGCGCTGCGGGCGGTGATGTCGGCGCTGCGGCATGTGCCACGACCGGTGTTCCGGCGCCTGCCGGTGTAG
- a CDS encoding 2'-5' RNA ligase family protein, giving the protein MGTVTIGVSIAVPEPHGSLLQERRAGFGDAAAHGIPTHVTLLPPTEVDAAALPAIEAHLLEVAGAGRPFPMKLSGTGTFRPLSPVVFVQVAEGAEACTWLQKQVRDASGPVARELQFPYHPHVTVAHGIEDEAMDRAYEELADYRAEWPCTGFALYEQGPDGVWRKLREFTFGGPVVPPQAGAPAERNSTPAC; this is encoded by the coding sequence GTGGGGACCGTAACGATCGGTGTGTCGATCGCGGTCCCGGAGCCCCACGGCAGCCTGCTCCAGGAGCGGCGCGCGGGCTTCGGCGACGCCGCTGCTCACGGTATCCCCACGCATGTCACGCTGCTGCCGCCGACGGAGGTCGACGCCGCGGCGCTGCCCGCGATCGAGGCGCATCTCCTCGAGGTCGCGGGCGCCGGGCGGCCGTTCCCGATGAAGCTGTCCGGGACGGGTACGTTCCGGCCGCTGTCGCCGGTGGTCTTCGTCCAGGTGGCCGAGGGCGCCGAGGCGTGCACCTGGTTGCAGAAGCAGGTCCGTGACGCGTCCGGGCCGGTGGCGCGCGAGCTCCAGTTCCCGTACCACCCGCACGTCACGGTGGCGCACGGCATCGAGGACGAGGCGATGGACCGGGCGTACGAGGAGCTGGCGGACTACCGGGCCGAGTGGCCGTGCACCGGCTTCGCGCTCTACGAGCAGGGCCCGGACGGAGTGTGGCGCAAACTCCGGGAGTTCACCTTCGGCGGCCCGGTGGTGCCCCCGCAGGCGGGCGCCCCCGCGGAGCGGAACTCGACTCCGGCCTGTTAG
- the trpS gene encoding tryptophan--tRNA ligase, which produces MASDRPRVLSGIQPTAGSFHLGNYLGAVRQWVALQESHDAFYMVVDLHAITVPQDPADLRANTRLAAAQLLAAGLDPERCTLFVQSHVPEHAQLAWIMNCLTGFGEASRMTQFKDKSAKQGADRASVGLFTYPVLQVADILLYQANEVPVGEDQRQHIELTRDLAERFNGRFGETFTVPKPYILKETAKIFDLQDPSIKMSKSASTPKGLINLLDEPKATAKKVKSAVTDTDTVIRYDAEHKPGISNLLTIYSTLTGTGIPELEEKYTGKGYGALKTDLAEVMVDFVTPFRERTQQYLDDPETLDSILAKGAEKARAVAAETLSQAYDRVGFLPAKH; this is translated from the coding sequence ATGGCCTCTGATCGTCCCCGCGTGCTCTCCGGAATCCAGCCCACCGCAGGCTCGTTCCACCTCGGCAACTACCTCGGCGCCGTCCGCCAGTGGGTGGCCCTCCAGGAGTCCCACGACGCGTTCTACATGGTCGTCGACCTGCACGCGATCACCGTCCCGCAGGATCCGGCCGATCTGCGCGCCAACACCCGGCTCGCCGCCGCGCAGCTGCTCGCCGCGGGCCTCGACCCGGAGCGCTGCACGCTCTTCGTCCAGAGCCACGTCCCGGAGCACGCGCAGCTCGCCTGGATCATGAACTGTCTCACCGGTTTCGGCGAGGCCTCCCGCATGACCCAGTTCAAGGACAAGTCCGCCAAGCAGGGCGCCGACCGCGCGAGCGTCGGCCTGTTCACGTACCCGGTCCTCCAGGTCGCCGACATCCTGCTGTACCAGGCCAACGAGGTCCCGGTGGGCGAGGACCAGCGCCAGCACATCGAGCTCACCCGCGACCTCGCCGAGCGCTTCAACGGCCGCTTCGGCGAGACGTTCACGGTCCCGAAGCCGTACATCCTCAAGGAGACGGCGAAGATCTTCGATCTCCAGGACCCGTCGATCAAGATGAGCAAGTCGGCGTCCACGCCCAAGGGCCTCATCAACCTCCTCGACGAGCCGAAGGCCACCGCCAAGAAGGTCAAGAGCGCGGTCACCGACACCGACACCGTCATCAGGTATGACGCGGAGCACAAGCCGGGTATCAGCAATCTGCTGACCATCTACTCGACCCTCACCGGAACCGGTATCCCGGAACTCGAGGAGAAGTACACCGGCAAGGGCTACGGTGCGCTGAAGACGGACCTCGCCGAGGTCATGGTCGACTTCGTGACCCCGTTCCGGGAGCGCACCCAGCAGTACCTGGACGACCCGGAGACCCTCGACTCGATCCTGGCCAAGGGCGCGGAGAAGGCGCGTGCCGTGGCCGCGGAGACGCTCTCCCAGGCGTACGACCGGGTGGGCTTCCTGCCCGCCAAGCACTGA
- a CDS encoding glycine hydroxymethyltransferase has translation MPEQPLSTESTAFRSALDVIRAVEPRVADAIGQEIADQREMLKLIASENYASPATLLAMGNWFSDKYAEGTVGRRFYAGCRNVDTVEALAAEHARELFGAQHAYAQPHSGIDANLVAFWAVLADRVEAPALAKAGVRNVNDLSDADWAELRRAFGNQRMLGMSLDAGGHLTHGFRPNISGKMFDQRSYGTDPATGLIDYEALRTSAREFKPLIIVAGYSAYPRLVNFRIMREIADEVGATLMVDMAHFAGLVAGKVLTGDFDPVPHAQIVTTTTHKSLRGPRGGMVLCDDSLKDQVDRGCPMVLGGPLPHVMAAKAVALAEARRPEFRDYAQAVVDNSRALAEGLVRRGATLVTGGTDNHLNLIDVASSYGLTGRQAETALLDSGIVTNRNAIPADPNGAWYTSGIRIGTPALTTRGLGTAEMDEIAGLIDRVLTTTEPGTTAKGAPSKAQHVLDPKIADEIAHRAGDLLTGFPLYPEIDLG, from the coding sequence ATGCCCGAGCAGCCCCTTTCCACCGAGTCCACCGCCTTCCGCAGCGCCCTCGACGTGATCCGGGCCGTGGAGCCCCGCGTCGCCGACGCCATCGGGCAGGAGATCGCCGACCAGCGCGAGATGCTCAAGCTGATCGCCTCCGAGAACTACGCCTCTCCGGCCACCCTCCTGGCCATGGGCAACTGGTTCAGCGACAAGTACGCCGAGGGCACGGTCGGCCGCCGCTTCTACGCCGGCTGCCGCAACGTCGACACCGTCGAGGCACTCGCCGCCGAGCACGCCCGCGAGCTCTTCGGCGCCCAGCACGCCTACGCCCAGCCGCACTCCGGCATCGACGCCAACCTCGTCGCCTTCTGGGCCGTCCTCGCGGACCGGGTGGAGGCCCCCGCCCTCGCGAAGGCGGGCGTCCGCAACGTCAACGACCTCTCCGACGCCGACTGGGCCGAGCTGCGCCGCGCCTTCGGCAACCAGCGCATGCTCGGCATGTCCCTGGACGCCGGCGGCCACCTCACCCACGGCTTCCGCCCGAACATCTCCGGCAAGATGTTCGACCAGCGCTCCTACGGCACCGACCCCGCCACCGGCCTCATCGACTACGAGGCCCTGCGCACCTCCGCCCGCGAGTTCAAGCCGCTGATCATCGTCGCCGGCTACTCCGCCTACCCCCGCCTCGTGAACTTCCGGATCATGCGGGAGATCGCCGACGAGGTCGGCGCGACCCTGATGGTCGACATGGCGCACTTCGCCGGCCTCGTCGCGGGCAAGGTCCTCACCGGCGACTTCGACCCGGTCCCGCACGCCCAGATCGTGACGACCACCACGCACAAGTCGCTGCGCGGCCCGCGCGGCGGCATGGTGCTGTGCGACGACTCGCTCAAGGACCAGGTCGACCGCGGCTGCCCGATGGTCCTCGGTGGCCCCCTTCCGCACGTCATGGCCGCCAAGGCCGTCGCGCTCGCCGAGGCCCGCCGCCCCGAGTTCCGCGACTACGCCCAGGCCGTCGTCGACAACTCCCGCGCCCTCGCCGAGGGCCTGGTGCGCCGCGGCGCCACCCTGGTCACCGGCGGCACCGACAACCACCTCAACCTGATCGACGTCGCCTCCTCCTACGGCCTCACCGGCCGCCAGGCCGAGACCGCGCTGCTCGACTCGGGCATCGTCACCAACCGCAACGCGATCCCCGCCGACCCCAACGGCGCCTGGTACACCTCCGGCATCCGCATCGGCACGCCCGCCCTGACCACGCGCGGCCTCGGCACGGCCGAGATGGACGAGATCGCGGGCCTCATCGACCGCGTCCTCACCACCACCGAGCCCGGCACCACCGCCAAGGGCGCCCCCTCCAAGGCCCAGCACGTCCTGGACCCGAAGATCGCGGACGAGATCGCCCACCGCGCCGGAGACCTGCTGACCGGCTTCCCGCTCTACCCGGAGATCGACCTCGGCTGA
- the rocD gene encoding ornithine--oxo-acid transaminase has protein sequence MSTTETLIASADAHSAHTYHPLPVVVATADGAWMTDVEGRRYLDLLAGYSALNFGHGHRRLIDAARAQLERVTLTSRAFHHDRFAAFCTQLAELCGMEMVLPMNTGAEAVETAVKTARKWGYRVKGVPAEMAKIVVAGNNFHGRTTTIISFSTDPEARADFGPYTPGFEIVPYGDLTAMRSALTENTVAVLLEPIQGEAGVLVPPAGYLAGVRELTRDRNVLFVADEIQSGLGRTGRTFACEHEGVVPDVYVLGKALGGGIVPVSAVVASSEVLGVFRPGEHGATFGGNPLACAVALEVIAMLRSGEYQARAAELGEHLHRELGVLAGTGRVTAVRGRGLWAGVDVDPAYGTGREISEKLMDRGVLVKDTHGSTIRIAPPLVISKEDLDWGLAQLRGVLGV, from the coding sequence GTGAGCACCACCGAAACACTCATCGCCTCGGCCGACGCGCACAGTGCGCACACCTACCACCCGCTGCCGGTCGTCGTGGCGACGGCGGACGGGGCCTGGATGACGGACGTCGAGGGGCGCCGCTATCTCGACCTGCTGGCCGGATACTCGGCGCTCAATTTCGGACACGGCCACCGGCGGCTGATCGACGCGGCGCGAGCGCAGCTGGAGCGGGTGACGCTGACGTCGCGGGCGTTCCACCACGACCGGTTCGCCGCCTTCTGCACCCAGTTGGCAGAGCTGTGCGGCATGGAGATGGTGCTGCCGATGAACACGGGCGCGGAGGCGGTCGAGACGGCCGTGAAGACGGCCCGGAAGTGGGGCTACCGGGTGAAGGGCGTGCCCGCGGAGATGGCGAAGATCGTCGTGGCGGGCAACAACTTCCACGGCCGTACGACGACGATCATCAGCTTCTCCACGGATCCGGAGGCGCGGGCGGACTTCGGTCCGTACACACCGGGCTTCGAGATCGTGCCGTACGGGGATCTGACCGCGATGCGTTCGGCGCTCACCGAGAACACGGTGGCGGTGCTGCTCGAGCCGATCCAGGGCGAGGCGGGGGTGCTGGTGCCGCCGGCCGGCTACCTGGCCGGGGTGCGGGAGCTGACGCGGGACCGGAACGTCCTGTTCGTCGCGGACGAGATCCAGTCGGGGCTCGGCCGGACGGGGCGTACGTTCGCCTGTGAGCACGAGGGGGTCGTACCGGATGTGTACGTCCTGGGGAAGGCGCTCGGCGGCGGGATCGTGCCGGTCTCGGCGGTGGTGGCGTCGAGCGAGGTGCTCGGTGTGTTCCGGCCCGGTGAGCACGGGGCGACGTTCGGCGGCAACCCGCTGGCCTGCGCGGTGGCGCTGGAGGTGATCGCGATGCTGCGGTCGGGCGAGTACCAGGCGCGGGCGGCCGAGCTGGGCGAGCACCTGCACCGGGAGCTGGGGGTGCTGGCCGGCACCGGGCGGGTGACGGCGGTGCGCGGGCGCGGGCTGTGGGCGGGCGTGGACGTCGATCCGGCGTACGGCACGGGCCGGGAGATCTCCGAGAAGCTGATGGACCGGGGTGTCCTGGTCAAGGACACCCACGGCTCGACGATCCGGATCGCGCCCCCACTGGTGATCTCCAAGGAGGACCTGGACTGGGGGCTGGCCCAACTGCGTGGCGTGCTCGGTGTCTAG
- a CDS encoding glutathionylspermidine synthase family protein, whose translation MERRTIDPRPGWQQTVEAQGLIYPLTRYPDDSLRPYWDESAYYVFSLPEVEALEETVEELHRMCLAAAAHIVEQNRFADLGIADPRLAALVAEAWHRRAELPSVYGRFDLRYDGTGPAKLLEYNADTPTSLVEAAGPQWFWMEDRFPGADQWNSLHERLVDAWKKQAALLPPGSPLYFAHSAADELGEDLMTVAYLKETAEQAGLDTDWISMEEIGWDPLSGRFVDNQLHFIRSCFKLYPWEWLTGDRFAGHVLDTLDNGGGTGSTLWIEPAWKMLLSNKALLAILWELYPGHPNLLPAYLDGPRDLATANGYVAKPLLGREGAGVTVHAPGAAPVVREEEPCCYQELAPLPAFDGNHVVLGAWVVEDESAGLGIRESSGLITDEYARFLPHVIL comes from the coding sequence ATGGAACGCCGCACCATCGACCCCCGCCCCGGCTGGCAGCAGACCGTCGAGGCGCAGGGCCTCATCTACCCGCTCACCCGCTACCCCGACGACTCCCTGCGCCCCTACTGGGACGAGAGCGCGTACTACGTCTTCTCGCTGCCCGAGGTGGAGGCGCTGGAGGAGACCGTCGAGGAACTGCACCGCATGTGCCTGGCGGCGGCCGCGCACATCGTCGAGCAGAATCGCTTCGCCGACCTCGGCATCGCCGACCCGCGCCTCGCCGCGCTCGTCGCCGAGGCCTGGCACCGGCGCGCCGAACTCCCGTCCGTCTACGGCCGGTTCGACCTCCGCTACGACGGCACGGGCCCCGCCAAGCTCCTCGAGTACAACGCCGACACCCCGACCTCGCTCGTCGAGGCCGCCGGCCCCCAGTGGTTCTGGATGGAGGACCGTTTCCCCGGCGCCGACCAGTGGAACTCCCTCCACGAACGGCTCGTCGACGCCTGGAAGAAGCAGGCCGCCCTCCTCCCGCCGGGCAGCCCGCTCTACTTCGCGCACTCCGCCGCCGACGAACTCGGCGAGGACCTGATGACCGTCGCCTATCTCAAGGAGACCGCGGAGCAGGCCGGCCTCGACACCGACTGGATCTCCATGGAGGAGATCGGCTGGGACCCGCTCTCCGGCCGCTTCGTCGACAACCAGCTCCACTTCATCCGCAGCTGCTTCAAGCTGTACCCCTGGGAGTGGCTCACCGGCGACCGCTTCGCCGGCCATGTCCTGGACACCCTCGACAACGGCGGCGGCACGGGCTCCACCCTGTGGATCGAACCCGCCTGGAAGATGCTGCTCAGCAACAAGGCCCTGCTGGCGATCCTCTGGGAGCTGTACCCCGGACACCCGAACCTGCTCCCCGCCTACCTCGACGGCCCACGCGACCTGGCGACCGCCAACGGCTACGTCGCCAAGCCGCTCCTCGGCCGGGAGGGCGCGGGGGTGACGGTCCACGCACCGGGCGCCGCCCCCGTCGTACGCGAGGAAGAGCCCTGCTGCTACCAGGAGCTGGCACCCCTGCCCGCCTTCGACGGCAACCACGTCGTCCTCGGCGCCTGGGTCGTCGAGGACGAGTCGGCGGGCCTCGGCATCCGCGAGTCGTCCGGGCTGATCACGGACGAGTACGCCCGCTTCCTGCCCCATGTGATCCTCTAG
- a CDS encoding ATP-binding protein, with protein MPETDSAADSWEYSLYIPQDLRAVTVCRRTLRLVLTLHHLTHLADTAELLASELVSNAVLHTKGPACLRVRYRDGLLQIGAWDADPEPPEPPGRLEELTDAESGRGFALVRACSDVWGWQPLSRLGHRGKLVWCELGAA; from the coding sequence ATGCCCGAAACCGACTCCGCCGCCGACTCCTGGGAGTACTCCCTCTACATCCCCCAGGACCTCCGCGCCGTCACGGTCTGCCGCCGCACCCTCCGTCTGGTCCTCACCCTCCACCACCTCACCCACCTCGCCGACACCGCCGAACTCCTCGCCTCGGAGCTGGTCTCCAACGCCGTACTGCACACCAAGGGCCCGGCCTGTCTCCGCGTCCGTTACCGGGACGGCCTCCTGCAGATCGGTGCCTGGGACGCCGACCCCGAGCCGCCCGAGCCGCCCGGCCGGTTGGAGGAGTTGACCGATGCCGAGAGCGGACGCGGGTTCGCCCTCGTGCGGGCGTGCTCCGACGTATGGGGCTGGCAGCCGCTGTCCCGGCTCGGGCATCGGGGCAAGCTGGTCTGGTGCGAACTGGGGGCCGCGTAG
- a CDS encoding helix-turn-helix domain-containing protein has product MATRRHPTARQARLGSELRKLRDAAGLKATAAATLLGVSSVQMSQIESGIAGVSEERIRRLAANYACSDSALIDALVVMATDRTRGWWEEYRGVLPAAYLDLSELDHHATFRHDVAVIHVPGLFQTEDYARALFSYMNPEFPESEVEHRVHHRMKRRVVIEGPTPIPYEAVIHEAALRIKVAGRPASCAQLTRVAELSEEEHISVRVIPFGLDDFAGAGSAMVYVGGAVPRLDTVVRDAPHGTAFVDSEAQLDHFRTLFRRVKGESLDPGQSRDLIHKLIKEL; this is encoded by the coding sequence ATGGCGACGCGGCGACACCCCACGGCACGGCAGGCGCGCCTGGGCTCCGAGCTGCGCAAACTCCGGGACGCCGCTGGGCTGAAGGCGACCGCGGCCGCGACCCTGCTGGGCGTGAGCTCGGTCCAGATGAGTCAGATCGAGTCCGGCATCGCAGGAGTCAGCGAGGAACGCATCCGCCGCCTCGCGGCCAACTACGCATGTTCCGACAGCGCGTTGATCGATGCCTTGGTCGTCATGGCCACGGACCGGACCCGTGGCTGGTGGGAGGAGTACCGAGGTGTCCTTCCGGCCGCCTACCTGGACCTCTCCGAACTCGACCACCACGCGACGTTCCGCCACGATGTGGCGGTCATCCATGTGCCTGGGCTCTTCCAGACGGAGGACTATGCCCGTGCGCTCTTCTCCTATATGAACCCGGAGTTCCCGGAGAGCGAGGTGGAACACCGGGTACACCACCGGATGAAGCGGAGGGTCGTCATCGAGGGTCCCACGCCCATTCCGTACGAGGCCGTGATCCACGAAGCAGCACTCCGCATCAAGGTGGCCGGCCGACCCGCTTCGTGTGCCCAACTCACCCGGGTTGCGGAGCTGTCCGAGGAAGAGCACATCAGCGTGCGGGTCATCCCGTTCGGCCTGGACGACTTCGCCGGTGCCGGAAGCGCCATGGTGTACGTGGGTGGCGCGGTACCGCGCCTGGACACTGTCGTACGCGACGCTCCGCACGGCACGGCCTTCGTCGATTCGGAAGCCCAACTGGACCACTTTCGGACGCTCTTCCGTAGGGTGAAGGGGGAATCACTGGACCCCGGTCAGTCACGTGACCTCATCCACAAGCTCATCAAGGAACTGTGA
- a CDS encoding DUF397 domain-containing protein — protein MATRLKWQKSSFSGGGEGNDCLELASTPTTLHLRESDTPTTVLTTTPTTLAHLLAGIRAHAVPGQA, from the coding sequence ATGGCCACCCGCCTCAAGTGGCAGAAGTCGTCCTTCTCCGGCGGCGGTGAAGGCAACGACTGCCTCGAACTCGCATCCACCCCCACCACCCTCCACCTCCGCGAGAGCGACACCCCCACCACGGTCCTCACCACCACCCCCACCACCCTCGCCCACCTCCTGGCAGGCATACGCGCCCACGCCGTTCCCGGCCAGGCGTGA
- a CDS encoding PLP-dependent aminotransferase family protein produces MAKSWATFGVDLHVEPTGPGIRRGLTEALREAVRGGRLAPGTRLPSSRSLAADLGIARNTVAEAYADLVAEGWLTARQGSGTSVARRPVPTPTAASAPGRPTRARPVYDLVPGTPDLSSFPRAAWLKASRRALTVAPHEALHYGDPRGRVELRTALAGYLARARGVRTDPEHIVICSGFLHGLMLLGQVLRGRGLTSLAVESYGLDAHWRLLEAAGLRTVPLGFDELGTRTEELAAGAQGGGALGGVRAVLMTPAHQFPMGVPLHPDRRARVVDWARRDDGLILEDDYDGEFRYDRQPVGALQGLDPDHVVHMGTASKSLAPGLRLGWLVLPPALAPEVVAAKGGVDWSCGVLDQLTLAEFIASGAYDRHIRASRLRYRRRRDALVARLAEQAPGGRATGIAAGLHVVLRLPPGTEQSTLRAAAWQGLAVHGLDRYRHPESTAERSDALVVGYGTPPDHGWSGALDALCAALPFDSTG; encoded by the coding sequence ATGGCGAAATCTTGGGCCACTTTCGGGGTCGATCTCCACGTCGAGCCGACCGGACCCGGCATCCGCAGAGGTCTGACGGAAGCCCTCCGCGAGGCGGTCCGCGGCGGGCGCCTCGCCCCCGGCACCCGGCTGCCCTCATCACGGTCGCTCGCCGCCGACCTCGGCATCGCCCGCAACACGGTCGCGGAGGCGTACGCGGACCTGGTGGCGGAGGGTTGGCTCACCGCCCGCCAGGGCTCGGGCACGAGCGTCGCACGGCGCCCGGTGCCGACGCCCACCGCCGCCTCGGCCCCCGGCCGCCCGACCCGCGCCCGCCCGGTGTACGACCTGGTCCCCGGCACCCCCGACCTGTCCTCCTTCCCCCGCGCCGCCTGGCTGAAGGCCTCCCGTCGCGCGCTGACCGTCGCCCCGCACGAGGCCCTCCACTACGGCGACCCGCGCGGCCGGGTGGAACTGCGCACCGCCCTGGCCGGCTATCTGGCCCGCGCCCGGGGCGTCCGCACGGACCCGGAGCACATCGTCATCTGCTCCGGCTTCCTGCACGGCCTGATGCTGCTCGGCCAGGTGCTGCGCGGGCGGGGACTGACCTCGCTGGCCGTGGAGTCGTACGGGCTCGACGCCCACTGGCGGCTGCTGGAGGCGGCCGGGCTGCGCACGGTGCCGCTCGGATTCGACGAACTGGGCACGCGTACGGAGGAGTTGGCGGCCGGTGCGCAGGGTGGGGGTGCGCTGGGAGGCGTACGGGCGGTGCTGATGACGCCCGCGCACCAGTTCCCGATGGGCGTACCGCTGCACCCCGACCGGCGGGCGCGGGTGGTGGACTGGGCGCGGCGCGACGACGGTCTGATCCTGGAGGACGACTACGACGGGGAGTTCCGCTACGACCGCCAGCCGGTCGGCGCCCTCCAGGGGCTCGACCCCGACCACGTCGTCCATATGGGCACGGCCAGCAAGTCCCTGGCGCCGGGCCTGCGGCTGGGCTGGCTGGTGCTGCCGCCGGCGCTCGCCCCGGAGGTGGTCGCGGCGAAGGGTGGGGTGGACTGGTCGTGCGGGGTGCTGGACCAGCTCACCCTGGCGGAGTTCATCGCGTCGGGCGCCTACGACCGCCATATTCGCGCGTCCCGGCTGCGTTACCGGCGGCGCAGGGACGCCCTGGTGGCGCGGCTCGCCGAACAGGCCCCCGGGGGCCGGGCGACGGGCATCGCGGCGGGCCTGCACGTGGTGCTGCGCCTGCCGCCGGGCACCGAGCAGTCGACGCTGAGGGCGGCGGCCTGGCAGGGGCTCGCGGTGCACGGCCTCGACCGCTACCGCCACCCGGAGTCGACCGCCGAGCGGTCCGACGCGCTGGTGGTGGGCTACGGGACACCACCGGACCACGGGTGGTCGGGGGCGCTGGACGCCTTGTGCGCGGCATTGCCTTTCGACAGTACCGGCTGA
- a CDS encoding carboxymuconolactone decarboxylase family protein, with protein MTTNDTTTATTTPTAEYAPEHSPRLNWAKLAPDVYKAMIRLDTAAQRGLDPKLRELVKIRASQLNHCAFCLDMHTKDALAAGESVERVVQLSAWDESRHFYTEKELAALELTEAVTVLTDGFVPDEVYERAAKHFEEAELAQLIAAITVINAWNRFGVTCRLVPGHYQAGQHK; from the coding sequence ATGACGACGAACGACACCACCACCGCCACGACCACCCCCACCGCCGAGTACGCCCCCGAGCACAGCCCCCGCCTGAACTGGGCCAAGCTCGCCCCCGATGTGTACAAGGCCATGATCCGGCTCGACACGGCGGCTCAGCGGGGCCTCGACCCGAAGCTGCGCGAGCTGGTGAAGATCCGCGCCTCGCAGCTCAACCACTGCGCGTTCTGCCTCGACATGCACACCAAGGACGCGCTGGCGGCGGGCGAGAGCGTCGAGCGGGTCGTGCAGCTCAGCGCGTGGGACGAGTCGCGGCACTTCTACACGGAGAAGGAGCTCGCGGCCCTCGAGCTGACCGAGGCGGTCACGGTGCTCACGGACGGCTTCGTGCCGGACGAGGTGTACGAGAGGGCCGCCAAGCACTTCGAGGAGGCGGAGCTGGCCCAGCTGATCGCCGCGATCACGGTGATCAACGCGTGGAACCGGTTCGGGGTGACCTGCCGGCTGGTGCCGGGCCACTACCAGGCCGGGCAGCACAAGTGA
- a CDS encoding isocitrate lyase/PEP mutase family protein: protein MVSGVDLFRALHRGRVPGDPLVLPGPWDAASARVFAEAGFPALATPSAGVAASLGYEDGATPADEMFAAVARIARAVDVPVSADIEDGYGLAPRELVERLLEAGVVGCNLEDSHRGVLQDPARHADRLAEVRAAAGDRLFVNARVDTFVRGVTDPARAIQRAASYVAAGADCVYPIGAPTDVLPLLRSGIQGPVNLLARPGGPSLTALGELGATRITFGPGLQLRATEALREIAAELA from the coding sequence ATGGTGAGCGGCGTCGATCTCTTCCGCGCCCTGCACCGCGGCCGCGTGCCCGGCGATCCGCTGGTGCTGCCCGGTCCGTGGGACGCGGCGAGCGCACGGGTGTTCGCCGAGGCGGGGTTCCCCGCGCTCGCCACACCGAGCGCGGGAGTCGCCGCCTCGCTCGGCTACGAGGACGGGGCGACGCCCGCCGACGAGATGTTCGCGGCGGTGGCGCGGATCGCACGGGCCGTCGACGTGCCGGTGTCCGCGGACATCGAGGACGGGTACGGGCTCGCGCCCCGGGAACTGGTGGAGCGGCTCCTGGAGGCGGGTGTCGTCGGCTGCAATCTGGAGGACTCCCACAGGGGAGTGCTCCAGGACCCCGCCCGGCACGCCGACCGGCTCGCCGAGGTGCGCGCCGCCGCGGGCGACCGGCTCTTCGTGAACGCCCGCGTCGACACCTTCGTGCGCGGGGTCACGGATCCCGCACGGGCCATCCAGCGGGCCGCGTCGTACGTCGCCGCGGGCGCCGACTGCGTCTATCCGATCGGCGCCCCGACGGACGTACTGCCCCTGCTGCGGTCGGGCATCCAGGGGCCGGTCAACCTGCTCGCCCGGCCCGGGGGCCCCTCGCTCACCGCACTCGGTGAACTCGGCGCCACCCGGATCACGTTCGGCCCGGGCCTCCAGCTGCGGGCGACGGAAGCACTGCGCGAGATCGCCGCCGAGCTGGCGTAG